In the Actinomycetota bacterium genome, CACGGGCCAGCGTCTCCTCGTCGATGTCGACCAGCTTCTTCGCCACCGCAACTCCTCATATACATCAACATAACTAAGGATATACCTGAGGGCCCTTTCAGCCCTCCCGCGCTTCGCGTCGATGCTCGGGTCAGTCGAGGACTTCCGGCTCGGATCGATCGTCGGGGGCGGCGGGCTCCGACCGCGCGCGGCGCCAGCGCGAGTCGAGGCGCTCCATGACGTCGTCGAGGTGGCCTTCGAACAGGTGGCCGTAGGTGTTGAACGTGGTGACGATGGTCGCGTGACCCAGCTGCGCCTGGATCGACTTCGGCCCGGCGCCCTGAGCGATCAGGAGCGCCGCAGCCGTGTGGCGCAACTCGTGCGGCGTCAGACCCGCTGGCAACCCGGCCGCACGGACGGCACGGCGCCACACGTACCGCATGAAGTCGTTGTGCCGCAGCGGACCGCCGCCGCCGGCGGTGAACACGAGCGCATCTTGATCGTCCGGGTGATCGACGAGATGCTCGGCCAGGTCCTCGCACACGAACGCCGGGATGCTGACCGCGCGAGGGTCCGGGCGGTGCCGACTCGTCGAAGTGGCCCACCCTGACAGTGGAGTCCAAGGAGCTGCTGGGCTCGCGCGAGCTGTGGGGCTACGAGAACTTCGAGCTGACCGACCGGCGCACCGCCCGCGTCAACGTCGCGTCGGGCAACCTGCACCTGTCCGAGCGTGATCTGGCGATCGGAGGCACCGCCGGACACGACGCCGCGGTGACCCGCGGCTACAACTCGCAGTTCGGCTCCCGCACCGAGGCGGGCCGGAGCTGGATGCTGCTGCCGGGCAACTTCACCGGGCTGTGGATCCTGACCGAGTCGGTGGTGCTGCGGGCCGATGGCCACGTGGTGTTCACCCGCGAGCAGGGCGCCTCCACCTTCCGCAGCCCCACCGGGTTCGACGCCGACCTGGTCAAGAACACCGGCGGGTCGTACACGCTGACGTTCCGCCGCAGCGACGAGACCTGGCAGTACAACTCGGCCGGACTGCTGACCTCACGTCAGGACCGGTTCGGCAACACCATCACCTACACCTACGACCTGCTCAGCGGCGAGCTGGCGTCGATGACCGACACCCAGAGCCGCGTGACCAACTTCACCTGGTCTACCGTCAACGGCGCCCGCATGATC is a window encoding:
- a CDS encoding tyrosine-type recombinase/integrase, translating into MCEDLAEHLVDHPDDQDALVFTAGGGGPLRHNDFMRYVWRRAVRAAGLPAGLTPHELRHTAAALLIAQGAGPKSIQAQLGHATIVTTFNTYGHLFEGHLDDVMERLDSRWRRARSEPAAPDDRSEPEVLD